One genomic segment of Erysipelotrichaceae bacterium 66202529 includes these proteins:
- a CDS encoding DUF2085 domain-containing protein, with protein MKAQRIWLFLMHLFSHSCHQKVERSFFVHGYQCPVCARCCGVYLGYAIGIFMWVCSITLPLYIYGGFLLLMLADWGLQAAEIRPSTNCRRLLTGTLCGIAFLGLFRACIMTVLK; from the coding sequence ATGAAGGCACAGCGAATTTGGCTTTTTTTGATGCATCTGTTTTCTCATTCCTGCCATCAAAAGGTGGAGCGCAGCTTTTTTGTGCATGGCTACCAGTGTCCGGTCTGTGCCAGATGCTGCGGGGTATACCTCGGTTATGCCATCGGTATTTTCATGTGGGTTTGTTCCATAACATTACCCTTGTACATTTATGGAGGCTTCCTGCTGCTAATGCTTGCGGACTGGGGCCTGCAGGCGGCAGAAATACGGCCATCGACAAATTGCAGGAGGTTGCTTACAGGGACGCTTTGTGGTATCGCATTCCTTGGTTTATTTCGTGCCTGTATCATGACGGTGCTTAAATAA
- a CDS encoding FtsX-like permease family protein — MKKKALLKDTLREIRKSFGRFFSIFAIVGIGVAFFAGVRDSVPVMKNTADTYFDDYNFMDLKIMSTIGMTKEDVSAIKAVDGVAGVYGSYSMDVLNTHNNQQRVYKLLSYPMHAKASDKNYINQMRLIKGRLPQHEDECVIEYTNIKGTDSRIGETISFTSGTDEKLSKSLKRTTYKIVGEVTMPYYLSYEKGSSSIGSGSIDNYAVIPDTNFKSSYFTEVYVTIDNAKKTNSYADAYFDIIDPKKTAITSLGEERAQARFDDIRKEALAKVEAGRKEYEKNKTKYETEIKNAKQKLENARDELLVGQATLNAEKSSAQRTIQEKEAELQQSEQTLVQLKAQYNSAKSYLDTQQKKLEENLPQLQKQIAQAKEQLSSLDAEIAKVDAQLQEPGLTELEKQLLQEKKTTLEASRQVAEPTLHMLETQISTMQEMVNMGQTQLTALEAQINTAQQQIETGKQQLASARVTAEKESEAAQSKITSGQKEIAVGKLELEKQEKDGAAKLQEAKEKLDRAEEDIKSMETPKWYVLDRHSHYSYMDYGSAADRMGAIAKVFPLFFFLVAALVCLTTMTRMVDEERQEIGTLKALGYSKPDIAMKFVAYAAIASIIGGGFGAVIGMIVFPTVIFNAWGIMYTLPSVQLQPDIGLASLAIGLASLITVAAAIAACYKELVETPALLMRPKAPKNGKKILLERIPFIWKRFNFIHKVTARNIFRYKKRFFMTVIGISGCSALLVAGFGIQDSIGEIATKQYGDIFKFDVTMSYKSEDTLSQKEDDLKELQKDSRVKSATSMAVYHGFYADEGEDKGIDLYVPQDIEAFSTYVSLRERGAGDTITLNNDGAIITEKIAKDKNLKVGDTFAVDNGDGVKKNVKIAAITENYVGHILYMTPSYYKSVYHKTPQSTGMFAILKDSTEKSEQALGNAFMKKDTIDSVSFYSGIAASFQDTISSLSFIVVVLIISAGLLAFVVLYNLTNVNISERLREIATIKVLGFYDKEVSAYVYRENIFLTLIGALAGLLLGIGLHSLIMSLAELDTVMFGRNIEKLSFLYSVAITMVFAIIVNLVMYRKLKKIPMVESLKSVE, encoded by the coding sequence ATGAAAAAGAAAGCTCTTCTGAAAGATACTCTGCGCGAAATTCGCAAATCCTTCGGACGCTTCTTTTCCATCTTTGCCATCGTCGGCATCGGTGTTGCTTTCTTTGCCGGGGTACGTGATAGTGTGCCGGTAATGAAAAATACTGCGGATACCTATTTCGATGACTATAATTTCATGGATTTGAAGATTATGTCCACCATCGGTATGACAAAGGAGGATGTATCCGCAATAAAGGCTGTGGATGGTGTAGCGGGTGTCTATGGCAGCTACAGCATGGATGTGCTGAATACGCATAATAACCAGCAGCGTGTATACAAGCTGTTATCCTATCCCATGCACGCAAAAGCATCTGATAAGAATTATATCAATCAAATGCGTCTGATCAAGGGGCGGCTTCCGCAGCATGAGGATGAATGTGTAATTGAGTATACGAATATCAAGGGGACAGATTCCAGAATCGGTGAAACCATCAGCTTTACGAGCGGAACGGATGAAAAGCTCAGTAAAAGCCTGAAACGCACCACCTATAAAATCGTCGGTGAAGTAACTATGCCGTATTATCTTTCCTATGAGAAGGGAAGCTCCTCCATTGGCAGCGGCAGTATTGATAATTATGCGGTTATTCCGGATACAAATTTTAAATCCTCATATTTTACAGAGGTTTATGTCACAATCGATAATGCCAAAAAAACGAATTCCTATGCGGATGCATATTTTGATATCATTGACCCCAAAAAGACAGCCATCACATCCTTAGGGGAGGAACGGGCACAGGCACGCTTTGATGATATTAGGAAGGAAGCACTCGCCAAGGTGGAGGCAGGTCGTAAGGAATATGAAAAGAATAAGACGAAATATGAAACAGAAATAAAAAATGCCAAACAAAAGCTGGAAAATGCAAGAGATGAGCTGTTGGTTGGACAGGCAACATTAAACGCTGAAAAAAGCAGTGCACAGCGAACGATACAGGAAAAGGAAGCAGAGCTGCAGCAAAGTGAGCAGACCCTGGTGCAGTTGAAAGCACAATACAACAGCGCAAAAAGCTATCTGGACACGCAGCAGAAAAAGCTGGAGGAAAATCTGCCGCAGCTGCAAAAGCAGATTGCTCAGGCAAAGGAACAGCTTTCTTCTCTGGATGCGGAAATTGCCAAGGTGGATGCACAGCTGCAGGAGCCGGGTCTTACAGAACTGGAGAAACAGCTGCTCCAGGAAAAGAAAACGACGTTGGAGGCATCCCGTCAGGTGGCAGAGCCTACCCTGCATATGCTGGAAACACAGATTTCAACCATGCAGGAAATGGTGAATATGGGACAAACACAGCTGACTGCATTGGAAGCACAAATCAATACAGCCCAGCAGCAGATTGAAACAGGGAAGCAGCAGCTTGCATCTGCCAGAGTTACAGCGGAAAAAGAAAGTGAAGCAGCTCAGAGTAAGATTACCAGCGGACAAAAGGAGATTGCTGTTGGGAAGCTGGAGCTGGAAAAGCAGGAAAAGGATGGCGCGGCCAAGCTGCAGGAGGCAAAGGAAAAGCTGGATCGTGCAGAAGAAGATATCAAGAGTATGGAAACACCAAAATGGTATGTGCTGGATCGCCACTCGCATTATTCCTATATGGATTATGGAAGTGCCGCAGACCGTATGGGCGCGATTGCGAAGGTGTTCCCGTTGTTTTTCTTCTTGGTTGCGGCGCTGGTATGTCTGACTACCATGACGCGGATGGTGGATGAGGAGCGTCAGGAAATCGGTACGCTGAAGGCACTTGGCTATTCCAAGCCAGATATTGCGATGAAGTTTGTGGCCTATGCGGCTATTGCCAGTATCATTGGCGGAGGCTTTGGTGCTGTCATCGGTATGATTGTATTTCCAACGGTGATATTCAATGCATGGGGGATTATGTATACGCTGCCAAGTGTTCAGCTGCAGCCGGATATAGGGCTTGCATCTCTTGCGATTGGTCTGGCTTCTCTGATTACCGTGGCGGCAGCTATTGCGGCATGCTATAAGGAGCTCGTGGAAACACCGGCCCTGCTGATGCGTCCGAAGGCTCCGAAAAACGGAAAGAAAATTTTACTGGAGCGAATACCATTTATATGGAAACGATTTAACTTCATACACAAGGTAACAGCTCGGAATATCTTCCGTTATAAAAAGCGCTTCTTTATGACGGTAATTGGAATCAGCGGCTGCAGTGCTTTGCTTGTTGCCGGGTTCGGTATCCAGGATTCTATTGGTGAAATCGCCACGAAGCAGTATGGCGATATCTTTAAATTCGATGTGACCATGTCATATAAAAGTGAGGATACACTGAGTCAGAAGGAGGATGACCTCAAGGAGCTGCAAAAGGATTCCCGTGTGAAATCAGCTACATCCATGGCTGTATATCACGGCTTCTATGCGGATGAGGGCGAGGATAAGGGAATTGATTTGTATGTGCCGCAGGATATCGAAGCATTCAGCACCTATGTATCCCTGCGTGAACGAGGCGCCGGTGATACGATTACCTTAAACAATGATGGTGCGATTATCACAGAGAAAATCGCAAAGGATAAAAATCTGAAGGTGGGCGATACGTTCGCTGTGGATAATGGTGACGGCGTGAAAAAGAATGTGAAGATTGCTGCTATCACAGAAAATTATGTAGGACATATTTTGTATATGACACCGTCTTATTATAAGAGTGTATATCACAAAACCCCGCAAAGTACCGGTATGTTTGCAATCTTAAAGGATAGTACGGAAAAGAGTGAACAGGCACTTGGCAATGCCTTTATGAAAAAGGATACCATTGATTCTGTATCCTTCTATTCGGGAATTGCAGCATCATTCCAGGATACGATATCATCGCTTTCCTTTATCGTTGTGGTTTTGATTATCTCGGCGGGCTTGCTTGCATTTGTTGTTCTTTATAATCTGACAAACGTGAATATCTCTGAGCGGCTTCGGGAAATTGCGACCATCAAGGTACTGGGCTTTTATGACAAAGAGGTGAGCGCTTATGTATATAGGGAAAACATATTTCTCACACTGATAGGGGCACTTGCCGGACTGCTGCTGGGAATTGGTTTGCATTCCCTGATTATGTCGCTGGCAGAACTGGATACGGTGATGTTTGGACGGAATATTGAAAAGCTGTCCTTCCTGTATTCTGTAGCGATTACAATGGTATTTGCCATTATTGTGAATCTTGTGATGTATCGCAAGCTGAAAAAAATACCGATGGTGGAATCTTTGAAATCGGTAGAATAG
- a CDS encoding DUF4194 domain-containing protein, protein MKVEQLDLKDREEFARIVNILLAENCIYQYAKIKQFEKKERNADYVFINDHWDCFEEYLRFAGWLLYKERSSYMGMIYLVNEREDCACRYRLTKLETQLLLILRNYYEEKMLELDASLTIRISVNELLRLLVDVFAMVNARPPMQQVHAALQSLQRLNIIQKYAQGEEDLIWVLPYITCVLTPKRVEEILMKIRNEEGEEDDEAEADAADQLAVLRENDSEL, encoded by the coding sequence ATGAAAGTAGAACAACTGGATTTGAAGGATCGGGAGGAATTTGCCCGGATCGTGAATATACTTCTCGCAGAAAATTGTATCTATCAGTATGCGAAAATCAAGCAGTTTGAAAAGAAGGAGCGAAATGCAGATTATGTATTTATCAATGATCACTGGGACTGCTTTGAAGAATATCTGCGCTTTGCGGGATGGCTGCTATATAAGGAACGATCTTCCTATATGGGAATGATTTATCTTGTCAATGAACGTGAGGACTGCGCTTGCCGTTACCGTTTGACAAAGCTGGAAACACAGCTGCTGCTCATACTTCGCAATTATTATGAAGAGAAAATGCTGGAGCTGGATGCATCATTGACGATTCGTATTTCAGTCAATGAGCTGTTGCGGCTTTTGGTGGATGTATTTGCCATGGTAAATGCCAGACCGCCTATGCAGCAGGTGCATGCGGCATTGCAATCTTTGCAGAGACTGAATATTATTCAGAAATATGCACAGGGAGAGGAAGACCTGATCTGGGTGTTACCTTATATCACCTGTGTTCTGACACCAAAGCGGGTGGAGGAAATACTGATGAAGATACGAAATGAGGAAGGAGAGGAAGACGATGAAGCTGAAGCGGATGCTGCTGATCAACTGGCTGTATTACGAGAAAACGATTCTGAGCTTTGA
- a CDS encoding pentapeptide repeat-containing protein has protein sequence MTPEQLSLYADCASCVGLCCRALYFSRLDGFPQDKPAGVACRNLCEDYRCRIHATLKQKGMKGCLGYDCIGAGQAAVKKGVSHDADLFAVYLKLFPLHQMLWYLCEAVQMEETISFHKQLHEHLQTIQAVCAQPWQELLTCDSEKLHKQTSELLKQTIAQKKLRQYFHSDHLIGKRLSKRKLRNADFTMKALIAADFSCCDLQGACFLGSDLRDCNLSASNLRGCFFLTQMQINSAIGDAQTRLPKHLLHPTHWL, from the coding sequence ATGACCCCAGAACAGCTGTCCTTGTATGCTGATTGTGCAAGCTGCGTTGGCTTGTGCTGCAGAGCGCTTTATTTTTCCAGGCTGGATGGCTTTCCACAGGATAAGCCTGCCGGAGTAGCCTGCCGCAATTTATGTGAGGACTATCGCTGCCGCATACATGCCACGCTGAAGCAGAAGGGCATGAAGGGCTGTCTTGGCTATGATTGTATCGGGGCAGGACAGGCGGCAGTTAAAAAAGGGGTATCCCATGATGCAGATCTATTTGCTGTTTATTTGAAGCTTTTTCCATTACACCAGATGCTATGGTATTTGTGTGAGGCGGTGCAGATGGAGGAAACAATCTCCTTTCATAAACAGCTTCATGAACACCTGCAAACCATACAGGCTGTATGCGCTCAGCCCTGGCAGGAACTGCTCACCTGTGATTCAGAGAAGCTGCATAAGCAGACAAGCGAGCTGTTAAAACAGACTATCGCACAGAAAAAGCTTCGTCAATACTTCCACAGTGACCATTTGATCGGCAAGCGGCTGTCCAAGCGAAAGCTCAGAAATGCCGATTTCACTATGAAAGCACTTATCGCTGCGGATTTTTCCTGCTGTGACCTGCAGGGCGCCTGCTTCCTTGGCAGCGATCTTCGCGATTGCAATCTATCCGCAAGTAATCTTCGCGGCTGCTTTTTTCTGACACAGATGCAGATCAATAGCGCGATTGGTGATGCACAGACCAGACTTCCCAAGCATTTGCTGCATCCCACCCATTGGCTCTAA
- a CDS encoding EAL domain-containing protein: MRKISVSQDTSFADSGRDHLTGLWNKEEGERLLAACICENRKKETAFLTALLDINDLSIINKACGHQEGDRVLQKTAKKICAYLNAEDFAIRLGGDEFLIVYQSLSKKEASQQLFQILRELEQESKAFSYTIGFCFGLIQIDPDTELSLKKIIMQADDEMYLSKRRYHMEKSRAAFFSRPYHESQEVRQFTYDKELLLSALMQSTDDYIYVCNMKEDPSCFRYSPAMVEEFDLPSEIIHDAANVWGARIHEADQTVFLEGNQEIADGRVDRHNVEYRAKNRNGEWVWLRCRGYVERDEDGKPALFAGIITNLGRKNKIDYLTGQFNKYELEDTLQMMIAKQEQFFMIMLDLDEFSSINKLYNHQFGDEVLAKTAQLIQSVLPENARLYRNDGDEFIVLIRNSTDKEEIMTFYQHLQQELSHQRVLDGKKYHCSVSAGCAAFPRDANDMMTLTKNVGYALEISKRNGKNRLTLYEKEMSETELQELDMIEQLRYSIEHDFEGFQLHYQPQVEANSGRIIGAEALARWSSSMYGNVPPMTFIPLLEKSGMIVPAGKWIFETAVQQCALWLKKHPDFCVSVNLSYLQLCDEGFPSFMKHVLHRYQVPSGNIVVEMTESYMVKSGEELRLIFHEIREIGIRIAMDDFGTGYSSLGVLKNSPADIVKIDRIFMKDILTSEFDATFIRFVVRLCHDVNIRVLLEGVETQEEYDKVKTMGLDYIQGYFFGRPMTLEAFESSL; this comes from the coding sequence ATGCGTAAAATATCAGTATCTCAGGATACTTCTTTTGCGGACAGCGGCCGGGATCATTTAACCGGACTGTGGAACAAGGAAGAAGGAGAACGGCTTCTTGCGGCCTGTATTTGTGAAAACAGGAAGAAGGAAACGGCATTTCTTACAGCACTTTTGGATATCAATGATCTAAGCATTATAAACAAAGCCTGCGGTCATCAGGAAGGTGATCGGGTATTACAAAAAACTGCGAAAAAAATCTGTGCGTATCTCAATGCGGAGGATTTCGCAATCCGTCTTGGAGGGGATGAATTTCTAATCGTTTATCAGTCGCTGTCCAAGAAGGAGGCAAGCCAGCAGCTGTTTCAGATTTTGCGCGAGCTGGAGCAGGAAAGTAAGGCATTTTCGTATACAATCGGCTTCTGCTTTGGTCTGATTCAGATTGATCCGGATACAGAGCTTTCTTTGAAAAAAATCATCATGCAGGCAGACGATGAAATGTATCTGTCCAAACGCCGTTATCATATGGAGAAATCAAGAGCTGCCTTTTTCAGCCGACCATATCATGAAAGTCAGGAAGTACGGCAGTTTACCTATGACAAAGAGCTGCTTCTGAGTGCGCTGATGCAGAGTACGGATGATTATATTTATGTGTGTAATATGAAAGAGGATCCCTCCTGCTTCCGGTATTCACCCGCAATGGTGGAGGAATTTGATTTGCCTTCTGAAATCATACACGATGCCGCTAATGTATGGGGCGCAAGAATTCACGAGGCAGATCAGACTGTGTTTCTGGAAGGAAACCAGGAGATTGCCGATGGCCGTGTAGACAGGCATAATGTTGAATATCGCGCTAAAAACCGCAACGGAGAATGGGTCTGGCTGCGGTGCAGGGGATATGTGGAGCGTGATGAGGATGGCAAGCCTGCATTGTTTGCCGGAATTATTACGAATCTCGGACGTAAAAATAAAATAGATTATCTGACCGGACAGTTTAATAAGTATGAGCTGGAGGACACGCTGCAAATGATGATCGCAAAGCAGGAGCAATTCTTTATGATCATGCTCGATCTGGATGAATTTTCCAGTATCAATAAGCTGTATAATCATCAATTTGGAGATGAGGTACTGGCGAAAACAGCACAGCTTATCCAGTCTGTCCTGCCAGAGAATGCCCGTTTATACCGAAACGACGGGGATGAATTTATCGTATTGATAAGAAATAGTACGGATAAAGAAGAAATCATGACGTTTTATCAGCATTTACAGCAGGAGCTGTCCCATCAGCGCGTATTGGATGGGAAAAAATATCATTGCAGTGTTTCTGCCGGCTGTGCAGCCTTTCCACGGGATGCCAACGATATGATGACATTAACGAAAAATGTTGGCTATGCACTGGAAATCAGTAAGCGCAATGGAAAAAACAGACTGACTCTGTATGAAAAGGAAATGTCGGAAACAGAATTGCAGGAGCTGGATATGATTGAACAGCTGCGCTACAGTATCGAGCATGATTTTGAAGGCTTTCAGCTGCACTATCAGCCGCAGGTGGAGGCGAATAGCGGAAGAATCATCGGGGCAGAGGCGCTTGCCAGATGGAGCAGCAGTATGTATGGCAATGTTCCTCCGATGACCTTCATCCCCCTGCTTGAAAAAAGCGGAATGATCGTTCCTGCGGGGAAATGGATTTTTGAAACCGCGGTTCAGCAATGTGCGCTGTGGCTGAAGAAGCATCCGGATTTCTGTGTCAGTGTGAATTTATCTTATCTGCAGCTGTGTGATGAAGGCTTTCCATCGTTTATGAAGCATGTGCTGCACCGCTATCAAGTACCAAGCGGCAATATTGTTGTGGAAATGACAGAGAGCTATATGGTGAAAAGCGGAGAGGAGCTGCGTTTGATATTTCATGAAATCAGAGAAATTGGTATCCGCATCGCTATGGATGATTTCGGTACCGGATATTCCTCTTTGGGCGTATTGAAAAATTCACCTGCCGATATTGTGAAAATAGATCGTATTTTTATGAAGGATATTTTAACAAGTGAATTTGATGCGACCTTTATTCGCTTTGTTGTCCGCCTGTGCCATGATGTAAATATCCGCGTCCTGCTGGAGGGTGTGGAAACACAGGAAGAATATGATAAGGTGAAAACCATGGGGCTGGATTATATTCAGGGATATTTTTTCGGAAGACCGATGACGCTGGAGGCATTTGAAAGCAGTCTGTGA
- a CDS encoding PadR family transcriptional regulator codes for MLPSQMMKGILDNCILIVIAQEDTYGYDISQKLQAYGFSDISEGTIYPLLLRLEKNGCICSELRKSSFGPNRKYYSITEAGRREIQAFLKHWRELQQSVAALTGGYVYES; via the coding sequence ATGCTTCCCAGTCAAATGATGAAGGGAATCCTGGATAACTGCATATTGATTGTGATTGCACAGGAGGATACCTATGGGTATGATATCTCTCAAAAGCTGCAGGCGTATGGCTTTTCTGATATTTCAGAGGGTACCATATATCCACTGCTGCTGCGGCTGGAAAAGAATGGATGTATTTGCAGTGAACTGCGAAAATCATCCTTCGGTCCAAATCGGAAATACTATTCCATAACCGAAGCCGGACGCAGGGAGATACAGGCATTTTTGAAGCATTGGAGGGAATTGCAGCAGAGTGTTGCTGCATTGACAGGAGGATATGTATATGAATCGTAA
- a CDS encoding lactoylglutathione lyase has product MAFRIVHCNINVTDLERSIAFYEQALGLTVARKLEAEDGSFTLCYLQDATGSFQIELTWLKDHPQPYELGENESHIAFASDDFEAAHKLHEDMGCICFENKEMGIYFINDPDDYWLEIVPA; this is encoded by the coding sequence ATGGCATTTCGCATTGTACACTGTAATATCAATGTTACAGATTTAGAAAGAAGTATTGCCTTTTATGAACAGGCGCTAGGACTTACGGTTGCCAGAAAGCTGGAGGCAGAGGACGGAAGCTTTACATTATGTTATCTGCAGGATGCTACAGGCAGCTTTCAGATTGAGCTGACCTGGCTGAAGGATCACCCGCAGCCCTATGAGCTGGGAGAAAATGAAAGTCATATCGCATTTGCGAGTGATGATTTTGAAGCAGCGCATAAGCTACATGAGGATATGGGATGCATCTGCTTTGAGAATAAGGAGATGGGAATCTATTTTATCAACGATCCAGATGACTACTGGCTGGAAATCGTCCCGGCATAA
- a CDS encoding penicillin-binding transpeptidase domain-containing protein, whose translation MTDKKKPWIIGGVVAAVAVIAVVAFLLLRGGSKPESVLNEYTDLLKKGNYKEMYSLISSDAKKKWNEDDFVKRNKNIYEGIDATDFNMEIKDSKDVDAGTEISYHMRMKSAAGDISFDNKATIVKEDKDYRIAWDSTQIFPQLTDSDKVNVSITEGTRGSILDRNGNALAEQGSVYQVGLIAGSMKNEKDSITALAKELAISEDSVKKALSASWVQDDMFVPVKTITKQKRADIIEALRNIEGVSVQEATGRVYPYGEMTAHLTGYVQNVTAEDLEKHKNEGYTTTSIIGKSGLESIYESKLKAVSGCKVIIVDENGDLKDTVAEQKAKDGQDIRTTIDIDAQKAAYEEVKNDAGSAVVMNSHTGEMLAMVSMPAYDPNDFAMGMDTKTWDSLNNNKQKPLLNRFVSTYCPGSTFKAITGAIALDSKTITSETTFDKTDKWQKDSSWGKNYVTTTQSYSEPSNLKNAYIYSDNIFFAQVADKIGTETFTSYLDKIGFGKQLDFPFTIAKSTYGEELENAQKLAATGYGQGDLLISPIHLTSLYTAYVNDGSILQPYLVYEDGKAKTMVKNAYRADTAKTVFTDLQAAMSGYGDNPTNAAGKTGTAQVNDGKQEIGWLSAVNDKIAVTVMIDDTKDIGESHYVIPKVQHILNNVK comes from the coding sequence ATGACAGATAAAAAGAAACCATGGATCATTGGAGGTGTAGTTGCGGCTGTTGCTGTGATTGCTGTTGTAGCTTTTCTGCTGCTGCGCGGCGGATCAAAGCCGGAGTCTGTATTAAATGAGTATACTGATCTGCTGAAAAAAGGAAATTACAAGGAGATGTATTCTCTGATCAGCTCAGATGCAAAGAAGAAATGGAACGAGGATGATTTTGTAAAGCGCAATAAGAATATTTATGAGGGTATCGATGCGACGGATTTCAATATGGAAATCAAAGACAGTAAGGATGTCGATGCCGGAACGGAAATCAGCTATCATATGCGTATGAAAAGTGCGGCGGGAGATATCTCCTTCGACAATAAAGCGACGATTGTCAAGGAGGATAAAGATTACCGCATCGCATGGGACAGCACACAGATTTTTCCACAGCTGACTGACAGTGATAAGGTCAATGTTTCCATTACCGAGGGAACAAGAGGCTCTATTCTGGATCGTAACGGAAACGCACTTGCTGAGCAGGGAAGTGTCTACCAGGTCGGTCTAATTGCCGGCTCTATGAAAAATGAGAAAGACAGCATCACTGCCCTGGCAAAGGAACTTGCAATTTCTGAGGACAGTGTGAAAAAAGCACTTTCCGCTTCTTGGGTACAGGACGATATGTTTGTTCCGGTGAAAACCATTACGAAACAGAAGCGTGCGGATATTATAGAGGCTCTGCGTAATATTGAAGGTGTATCTGTACAGGAGGCCACAGGACGTGTGTATCCATATGGAGAAATGACTGCCCACCTTACCGGTTATGTGCAGAATGTCACAGCCGAGGATTTGGAAAAGCATAAAAATGAAGGCTATACTACTACAAGTATCATTGGAAAAAGCGGATTGGAGAGCATATATGAAAGCAAGCTGAAGGCAGTCAGCGGCTGCAAGGTCATCATTGTGGATGAAAACGGAGATCTGAAGGATACCGTTGCCGAGCAAAAGGCAAAGGATGGACAGGATATCCGTACGACTATTGATATTGATGCGCAAAAAGCTGCCTATGAAGAGGTGAAAAACGATGCCGGCAGTGCTGTTGTTATGAATTCCCATACCGGTGAGATGCTTGCCATGGTCAGTATGCCTGCTTATGATCCGAATGATTTCGCTATGGGTATGGATACCAAGACGTGGGATTCTTTGAATAATAACAAGCAGAAGCCGCTGCTGAATCGTTTTGTTTCCACCTATTGCCCTGGCTCCACCTTTAAAGCAATCACCGGAGCTATCGCACTGGATTCCAAAACGATTACGTCAGAAACCACCTTCGATAAAACAGACAAATGGCAGAAGGATAGCAGCTGGGGTAAAAATTATGTGACTACGACACAGTCCTATTCCGAGCCGAGTAATCTGAAAAATGCCTATATTTATTCCGATAACATTTTCTTTGCACAGGTTGCGGATAAGATTGGTACGGAAACCTTTACAAGCTATCTGGATAAAATCGGATTTGGTAAGCAACTGGATTTCCCGTTTACGATTGCTAAGTCAACGTATGGTGAGGAGCTGGAAAATGCGCAGAAGCTGGCGGCCACCGGCTATGGTCAGGGAGATCTGCTGATTTCCCCTATTCATTTAACCAGCCTGTATACTGCTTATGTTAACGATGGAAGCATACTCCAGCCATATCTGGTGTATGAGGATGGAAAAGCAAAAACCATGGTGAAGAATGCATACCGTGCGGATACTGCGAAAACAGTGTTTACAGATTTGCAGGCCGCCATGTCAGGCTATGGTGACAATCCAACAAATGCCGCAGGAAAAACCGGAACGGCACAGGTAAATGACGGAAAGCAGGAAATCGGTTGGCTGAGTGCAGTGAATGATAAGATTGCAGTTACAGTTATGATCGATGATACCAAGGATATCGGTGAAAGTCATTATGTCATTCCAAAGGTGCAGCATATCCTAAATAATGTAAAATAA
- a CDS encoding ATP-binding cassette domain-containing protein, producing the protein MSAYIEFQNVKKIYKMGEVEIQALAGVDFTIDKGEFVVIAGASGAGKSTILNILGGMDSSTSGNIFVDGTEISKFNAKQLTTYRRYDIGFVFQFYNLVQNLTVKENVELATQICKHPLDIDETIEAVGLKERASNFPAQLSGGEQQRVAIARALAKNPKLLLCDEPTGALDYNTGKQILKLLQDTCRQRGVSVVVITHNLALTAMGDKVIKVRNGKIDSITINEHPLPVERIEY; encoded by the coding sequence ATGAGCGCTTATATTGAATTTCAGAACGTGAAAAAAATATACAAAATGGGGGAAGTGGAAATACAGGCTCTCGCCGGTGTGGATTTCACGATAGATAAAGGGGAATTTGTTGTGATTGCCGGAGCCAGCGGTGCAGGAAAGAGTACTATTTTAAATATACTGGGCGGGATGGATTCCTCAACCAGCGGAAATATCTTTGTGGATGGAACCGAAATAAGCAAATTCAATGCAAAGCAGCTCACAACCTATCGGCGCTATGATATCGGCTTTGTATTTCAGTTTTATAATCTCGTACAAAATCTGACTGTTAAGGAAAACGTCGAACTGGCAACTCAGATTTGTAAGCACCCGCTGGATATCGATGAAACTATTGAAGCAGTTGGCTTGAAGGAGCGCGCCTCCAATTTTCCGGCACAGCTTTCCGGAGGGGAACAGCAGCGTGTGGCGATTGCGCGTGCACTTGCTAAAAATCCCAAGCTGCTGCTGTGTGATGAGCCAACGGGTGCGCTTGACTACAATACCGGCAAACAGATTTTGAAGCTTTTACAGGATACCTGCCGCCAGCGTGGCGTCAGTGTGGTTGTAATCACACACAATCTGGCGCTTACTGCGATGGGGGATAAGGTTATTAAGGTGCGCAATGGAAAAATTGACAGCATCACCATCAATGAACATCCTTTGCCTGTGGAAAGGATTGAATACTGA